The following DNA comes from Amycolatopsis albispora.
GGCAGCACGGACAGTGCGATGAGCGCCGCTGCGATGGCCGGATAGAACCGCACGTGCCGGTCGGTGACCGACCGGTCGGCGGCCTCGCGTTCCAAGGCCGCCAGCCGGGCACGGGCCAGGTCTGCTTCCTCCACGGTGAACCCCTCTCCCCCGATGCGATGGCCGATTGTCACCGGCGTGGCTTTCACCCGTCTTTCGTGAGGATCTGCGCAATGATGTGGGCGAACGGGAAGGGAGGCGCGTGGTGAAGTACCTGCTGTTGATCGGGGGCCCGGCCGACGAGGCCGAGGATTCGGCCGAGGTGTGCGGGCGTGAGGACGTGCGCGCGTGGGTCGACGAGATGACGCGCCGCGGGGTGTTGCTGGACGGTGAGCTGCTGCATCCGGCCGAGGACGCGACGACGTTGCGGGTGCGCGACGGGCGGGTCCTGCTGTCGGACGGGCCGTTCGCGGAGACGAAGGAGCAGATCGGCGGGTACAACCTGATCGAGTGCGCGAGCCTGGACGAGGCGGTGGAGGTGGCTTCACGGCATCCGGTGGCGCGGACCGGCCTGGTCGAGGTGCGTCCGGTGCTCGATCCGGCGGATCTGCCGGGTTGACCGGGCGGGACGGCAACGGCGCCGTCGGTGCGGCCAGCGAGGTCGGCGCCGCGGTCGCGGCGGCGTTCCGGGAGGAGTGGGGCCAGGTGGTGGCCACGCTGATCCGGGTGACCGGCGACTGGGACCTGGCTGAGGAGTGTGCGCAGGAGGCGTTTTCCGCGGCGTTGCGCCGGTGGCCGCGGGACGGGGTGCCGCGCAAGCCGGGTGCGTGGCTGACCACGACCGCGCGGAACCGGGCGATCGACGTGTTGCGGCGGGAGGCCGTGGGGGCGGCGAAGTTGCGGGAGCTGGCGGTGACGCCGCCGCCGGAGGACGTGGAGCCGGACGAGAGCGGGGTGCCGGACGACAGGCTGCGGTTGATCTTCACCTGCTGTCATCCGGCGTTGCCGTTCGAGGCGCGGGTGGCGCTGACGTTGCGCACGCTGGCCGGGTTGAGCACGGCGGAGATCGGGCGGGCGTTCCTGGTGCCGGAGGCGACGATGTCGCAGCGGCTGGTGCGGGCGAAGCGGAAGATCCGCAACGCCGGGATCCCGTACCGGGTGCCGCCGCCGCATTTGCTGCCGGAGCGCACGAGCGCCGTGCTCGGGGTGTTGTACCTGCTGTTCAACGAGGGTTATTCGGCGTCGGCGGGTGCGGATCTGGTGCGGCGGAACCTGTGCGCGGAGGCGATCCGGCTGGCGCGGGTGCTGGTGGGGTTGATGCCGGACGAGCCGGAGGCGGTGGGCTTGCTGGCGTTGCTGCTGCTGCACGATTCGCGGCGGGAGGCGCGGCTGGACGCGGCCGGTGATCTGGTGTTGCTGGAGGACCAGGACCGGTCGCGCTGGGATGCCGGGGAGATCGAGGAGGGCACGGCGCTGCTGGAGTCGGCGTTGCGGCGGCGGCAGCCGGGGCCGTACCAGTTGCAGGCGGCGATCGTGGCGTGTCACGCGACGGCGGTGCGGGCCGAGGACACCGACTGGCCGCAGATCGCGGCGTTGTACGAGCGGCTGGCGCGGGTGGCGCCCTCGCCGGTGGTGCGGTTGAACCGGGCGGTCGCGGTGGGCATGGCCGAGGGGCCGGCGGCCGGGTTGCTGCTGCTGGACGAGCTGGTCGAGGGCGGGGAGCTGGCGGGTTACCACTTGCTGCCCGCGGCGCGGGCGGATCTGCTGCGGCGGTTGGAGCGGGCCGGGGAGGCGGCGGTGGCTTACCGGGAGGCGCTGGAGCTGGCGTCGACCGACGCGGAGCGGCGTTATCTTCGGCGGCGGCTGGCCGAAGTTTCCTGAGCCGGGGTGTCGGTGCGGGCCGGGGTCGTTCGTCGGGGGTTCGCAACGCACCACGACCAGGAGGAAAACATGGCGACCTTTGTGCTGATCCACGGCGGCGGCAGCAGCGGCTGGGAGTACCACCTGCTGGAGGCGGAGCTGCGGGCGCTCGGGCACGACGTGGTGGCGCCGGACCTGCCGATCGAGGACGGCGCGAACGGCGTGGCCGAGTACGCCGACGCGGTGGTGGCGGCGATCGGGCCGCGGGAGGACCTGGTGGTGGTCGGGCATTCGTTCGGCGGGCTGGTCGCTCCCCTGGTCTGCGACCGGCGGCCGTCGCGGTTGCTGGTGCTGCTGGCGGCGATGATCCCGCGGCCAGGTGAGCCGGCCTCGGACTGGTGGGCGAACACCGGGCACGAGTCCGAAGTGGACATGGAGGCCGACCCGATCGGGGCGTTCCTGCACGACGTGCCGCGGGAGCTGGCCGAGGAGGCGCTGGCGAAGGGGCGGCCGCACGAGGGCGACTCGCTGGGCAAGCCGTGGCCGCTGGCGGCGTGGCCCGCGGTGCCGACGCGGGTGCTGGCGTGCCGGGACGACCGGTTCTTCCCGCTGGAGTTCGCGCGGCGGGTGTCGCGGGAGCGGCTGGGCATCGAGCCGGACGTGATCGGCGGCAGCCACTGCGTCTCGCTGTCCAGGCCGAAGGAGCTGGCCGCCCGGCTCGACGCCTATCTAACGGCCGAGCAGCAGCCCGCTGGCTAGGGCGCCCGCGAGCATCAGCCCGGCGGCCACCGCGGCGGCGACGGTGTGGCCGTGCACCTGCGCGGCGAGGGTGGCTCCCCCGGCCGCGACCGCGTTCAGCACGGAGATGCCGATCGAGCCGCCGAGTTGCTGCGCCGTGCTGACCAGGGCGGAGACGAGGCCCGCGTCGCGGGGTGCGGCGCCGGTGAGCGCGGCGCTGATGCTGGGTGACATGACCAGCCCGGTGCCGGCGCCGAAGACGAGCTGGGCGGGCAGCATGCCGCCGAGGTAGGTGCTGTCCGGGGTGAGCTGGGTGAGCAGGCCGAGCCCGGCGGCGGTGAGCAGCATGCCGGGCACGATCAGCCGCCGCGGGCTGAGCCGGGCCATCAGCCTGCCGGAGACCTGCGAGGCGATGAGCATGGTGGCCGCGGTGCCGGGCAGGATGGCCAGCCCGGTGCGCAGCGGGTCGAAGCCGAGCACCTCCTGCAGCTGGTAGGTGAGCACGAGCATGGTGCCGAACATCGCCGCCATCGTGGTGGCGACGGCGGTCAGCGCGCCGAGGCGGCGGCGGGTGGCGAGCAGGTGCGGTGGCAGCAGCGGTCGCGCGGCCTTGACCTGGCGCAGTGCGAACGCGCCGAGCAGCACGGCGGCCGGGACGAGCCAGAGCGGGCGTCCGGTGGTGGCGTAGACGAGCGCGGCGGCGCCGGTGACGCCGAGCAGGGTGCTGAGCAGGTCCAGGTGCAGCGGGTGGCGGGGCGTTTCGGGCAGCAGGACCGGGGTGAGCACGGCGGTCAGCGCGGCGATGGGCACGTTGACGTAGAGGCACCAGCGCCAGTCGAGGGTGGCGGTGAGCAGCCCGCCGGCCAGCAGGCCCGCGGCTCCCCCGGCGCCGACGACCGCGCTGAACCGGCCCAGCGCGCGGCCGCGTTCGGCCGGTTCGGTGAACAACGCGGTGAGCAGGGCCATCGCGGTGGGGGCGAGCAGAGCGGCGAACGCGCCCTGGGCGGCGCGGGCGGCGATGAGCTGGGCGCCGTCGGCCGCCGCTCCCCCGGCCGCGGAGGCGAGGCCGAAGCCGAGCACGCCGATGAGCAGGGCGCGGCGGCGGCCGACGGCGTCGGAGATCCGTCCGGCGGGCAGCAGGAGCGCGCCGAAGGCGAGCAGGTAGGCGGTGACGATCCAGTGGCGGTCGGCGTCGGACAGGCCGAGGTCGTGCTGGGCCGGTGGCAGCGCGATGTTCACGATCGTGGTGTCGAGCAGGACCATCAGCTGGGCGGTGCAGAGCAGGGCGAAGCCGGGCCAGCGGGTGGTGCGGGCGGAGGTGGTGGTCATGGCGGTGACCCTGACAGAGAAAAGTTAACCGAGTCAAGTTTTAAACTCGGACAAGGTTGCGCTAGCATGCGTCCCATGGGCCTTCGGGAGCGGAAGAAGCTGCGCACGCGCCAGGCGATCTCCGACGCGGCCATCGCGCTGTTCCTGGAATCCGGCTTCGACCGGGTCTCGGTGGCCGAAGTCGCCGCGGCCGCGGAGGTGTCCAAGCCGACGCTGTTCAAGTACTTCCCCGCCAAGGAGGACCTGGTGATCGACCGCCTGGCCGATCACCGCGAGGAAGCCGCCGAGGTGGTGCGCGCCGCGGCCGGGCAGCCGCCGCTGGCCGCGCTGCACGCCCACTTCCTGGCCGGGCTCGAGCGGCGCGACCCGATCACCGGGCTGTGCGACGAGCCCGAGGTGCTCGCGCTGAACTGCCTGATCTACGACACCCCGGCGCTGGTGGCCGGCATGTCGCGGTTCACCGACCACTCGATCGACGCGCTCGCCGACGCCCTGCGTGAGGCCACCGGCCGCGACGACCTCGCGCCCCGGCTCGCCGCCGGCCAGATCGTCACCGTGCAGCGCCTGCTCGCACTGGAGAACCACCGGCACATCACCGCCGGTGAGGCGGCCGCGGCACGATTCCCCGCGGCCGCCGCCGAGGCGGACCAGGCGTTCGGCCTGCTCCGCTCAGGCCTGGACGGGCTGTGAGCCGAAGGTCCTGGCCACGAAGTCCCCGAAGGACCGCGGTTCCCGGCCCAGCGCGCGGCGCACGCCGTCGCTGACGTAGTCGCCGTTGCCCTGGGCGATTCCGTCGAGCAGCGCGCCGAGCAGTTCGCCGAGTTCACCGGGCACGGTGGCGGCGAACTCGGCGGGCGTGCGGTAGCCGAAGCTGATCGGGCGGCCGGTCGCCTCGGCGATCCGCGCGACCGCGTCCGGGAACGAGATGGCTTCCGGTCCGGAGAGGTCGTAGGCCTGCCCGGCGTGCCCGTCCTCGGTCAGCGCCGCGACGGCGACATCGGCGATGTCCTCGGCGTCGATGAACGCGTCCCGGCCGTCGCGCGTGGGCAGCTTCAGCTCCCCCGCCTCGATCCCGGCGGCGAACACCCCCTCGCTGAAGTTCTGCGCGAACCACGACGGCCGCAGGATCGTCCATTCCGGACTCCGTTCCCGCACCACGCGCTCGGGTACCGGTTCACCGGCGAAATCGGCGCCCCTGGCCGAAAGCAGCACCACCCGGCGCGCGCCCGCGCGGGCCAGCAGCGGGCCGATCGCCGCGGTGTCGAGGTGCTCGGCTGGCGGGACCAGGTAGATCGCCCCGGTCCCGGCCAGCGCGGTGTCCCAAGTGGACTCGTCGTCCCAGTCGAACCGGACCGGGGTGGACCGCGACGCGGCACGGAAGGGCACACCGCGGGCTTCGAGCCGGTCGGCGATCCGGCGGCCGGTTTTGCCGAGGCCGCCGAGCAGGAGAACAGGTGCGTTGGTCATGGCGGTAAGCCAAGCAAGATCCACTGAGACGGACCATGGTCGAAAAGCGCCGATCCCTGTGGAATCGTCTCAGGCGTGGATCCCCTCGACGACTACCTCGCCACCGTCCGCGCCCGCGGCTCGGTTTTTGTCCAGTCGCTCTGCGCGCCGCCGTGGGGCCTGCGCTTCGAGGACCCGGGCCCGCTGATGCTGCTGGTGCTGGCCGACGGCGCGGCCTGGATCCGGCCCGGCCACGGCGAGCCGCTGCGATTCGAAGCCGGGCAGATCGCGCTGGTACGCGGTGGATTCACCGTCGGCGACCGCCGTGACACCACCGCCGGAGTGGTCATCGACAGCGAGAACCGGTGCTACCCCGCGAACGAGGACCCGGCCACCGCCGGGGACCGGTTCAAGCTCGGCACCCGCACCTACGGCACCCCAGGCGGGTCTTCGGTGCTGGTCACCGCCGCCTACGCGGTTCGCGGCGGCACCGCCGACCGGGTGCTGGCCACGCTGCCGCCCGCGCTGGCCGTGCCCGCCGGCGACGACCCCGTGCTCGGGCTGCTCACCAGCGAGATCAGCCGCGACGAACCCGGCCAGCAGACCGTGCTCGACCGCCTGCTCGACCTGCTGCTGATCCGCGCCCTGCGCACCTGGTTCGCAACCCCCGGCACCCGCGCGCCCGCCGGCTACCGCGCACTGGCCGACCCCGCCATCGGCCACGCGCTGCGGCTGCTGCACCAGCGGCCCGCCGAAGCGTGGACGGTGGCCACTCTCGCCGCCGCGGCCGGGCTGTCCCGCGCCTCGTTCGCCCGGCGGTTCACCGCACTGGTCGGTGAACCGCCGCTGGCCTACCTGACCGGCTGGCGGATGACGCTCGCCGCCGACCTGCTCGCCGAAACCGGCGCGAGCGTCGGCTCGGTCGCGCGGCAGGTCGGCTACGCGGACGCGTTCACCTTCAGCACCGCGTTCAAGCGGATTCGCGGGGTACCGCCGAGCGCGGTGCGGGCCGGTAGTCCGGGAGCGTGATGTTCCTGGCGGCCTTGGTGGTCATCTTGTCGAACACCCCGGCCAGCCGCCGCCACGACAGCGCCTTGTACATCTGGTTGCGCTGCCAGATCTTGAACCGCGTCGGCGGCGCCAGGAACGGGCCCGCGCCCTCGGCCAGCTTCTGGCAGCCCTCGGCGTAACCGCGCATCCGCTCCTCGTAGCGCGGGAACGCCACGCGGTGATCCCCGTGCGCCACGGCGAGTTCGCCGGCCAGCACGTACGCACCGACCATCGCGGTGCCCGTGCCCAGCCCGCCCAGCGTCGCGCCGTACCCCGCGTCCCCGACCAGGGCGACCCGGCCGCGCTGGAACGAGGGCATCCGCACCTGGCTGATCGAGTCGAAGTACATCTCCGGCGCGGCCCACATCGCCTCCAGCAGCCGCGGCACCTCCCAGCCCGCGCCCGCGCACCGCCGCGCGACCAGCTGCTTCTGCGCGTCGAGATCACGCCGGTCGTAGTCGAGCTCCTCGGACGGGAACACGAACCCGCCGTCGGTCTTGCCGCCCGCGCTGCCCACGTTCACCCCGAGCCCCGGCACGTTGTACATCAGCCCGGTGTGGTCCAGGCCCAGGAAGTTCGGCATCTCGAACCCGGCCACGTAGTAGCCGAGGAACCGGATGAACCGCGATTCCGGCCCGAACGCCAGCGCCCGCACGTTCGAGTGCAGCCCGTCGGCGCCGAGCACCAGGTCGAAGGTGCGCGGCTCACCGTGTTCGAAGCACACCCGCACCCCGTCGGCGTCCTCGGTCATCGAGGCGATCGAATCGCCGAACAGGTACTCGGTGTGGTCCCTGGTGCGCTCGTGGAGCAGGCGGCTCAGCTCGTCGCGCTCGATCTCGACGTCACCGCTCATGAACGACGCGGGCAGCTTCGCCAGCTGCCCGCCGTCGGCGTCGACGACCACCTGGTTGCCCATGTTGGTCTGCCGCCGCCGGACCTCGTCGAGAATGCCCATCTCACGCAGCACCCGCAGGTGCACGTCACCGCGGAAGTCCACGGCGAAACCCCCGCCGCGCAGCCCCGGCGCGCGTTCGACGACGGTCGGGGTAAAGCCGTAGCGGTGCAGCCAGTAAGCCAGCGCGGGCCCGGCGACGCTGGCGCCGGAGATCAGGATGTTCTTCGTCATGCGCCCAGGCTGCGCGGGCGCACTGACCAACCACGCACCACGCGCTGACGGTCGCTGACGAGGCTCACCGTGGCCGTCAGCCGGGTGCCGTCCGCCAGTACTGGCGCTTCTTCTCCTCGCGGACGAACACCCCGGCCTTCACCAGCTCCCGGCGCAGCTCCTTGACCTCGTCACCCCGGTCCTTGGCCAGCGCCTCCTGGCGCGCCCGCAGCAGCGCGTTGGCCCGGTCGGACAGCTCCGGCGTGCCCTCCACCCACAGCCGGTAGTTCTCGCGGTAGGGGTCGCCGTCGGCGTGCCAGGGATAACCGTGCTGCTCGAACGCCGCGCGGACCCGCTGTTTGCCCAGGTCCGTGGACTCGCGTGCCAGCTCGTCCCCGCGCGTACCGAGCAGCACGAGCTTGCCGCCGTCGAAGAACACCGCCCCGACCGCGCCGCGGTCGAACCGCTGGGTCTCGCCAGCCCTGGTCAGCGCGACCCCGTCGGGGCCGACGTCCAAGCTGAGCAGGTCCAGGTCGCCGAGGAAGGCCAGCACCAGCCCGGCCACCGCGCCCAGGCCGAGCGCGCCGAACGTGGCGGCGGGTTCCGGGATCGACGCCACCAGCCGGAACGGTCCCTGGAACGGGAACCAGGCCAGCGTGGTCACCCAGCCGGCGGCGAGCTTGAGCCCCCAGCACAGCGCCGCACCCAGCACCGGGCAGAGCAGCCAGCCCAGCACCCGCCAGCCACGAGCGGTCGCGACCACGGTCGAGGTCGAGGAGGTGCGTGTCATGTCAGCGAATAATAGACCGCGTACTCGGTTTATCAATGAGCAGGCCGCGTTCGATGGCGTCTTCGCAGGTGGCGAGCTCGTCGAGCACACCGGCCGCGTCCGCCCAGCGGTCCCGCAGGCCCAGTGCCTGGGCGCGGGCGAACAGGTGCGCCTGCGTGTTCTTCGCCGTGACCAGTTCGGTGTCGCCGCCCTGCTCGAACAGCACCGCGAAGTCCAGCGCCCGGCGTGCCCCGAGCGGCAGCGCGAACCCGGTGAGGAAGCCCGCCAGGTCGGGGGTCACCGGCCCGCGCAGGTCCGCGGCCAGCAGCCGGATCGTGTCACCGGCGCCGGGGTTCTCGCGGTAGATCTCGCCGAAGTACGCGCGGGCCTGGCTGTAGTCGACCTCCTTGGACGGGCCGATTTCGCGCCAGCGCTGGTAGACGCCGTGCTCGTACTCGACCCGTTCGCCGCGCCACGCCGCTTCGAGGTCGGCGAAACCGAGCTTGGCGCACGGGAACCCGGCCGGATCGTGCAGGAACACGCCCTCGTCGTCGATGTCGTAGGCGACGACGTAGTGATCGGCGCCGGGCACGTCGCGGTGGAAGGGCACGTAGGTCAGGTGGCCCATGTCCAGCGGGCCGAGCAACACCGGCCCGGTCGCCAGGTCCTTGCGGAGGATCTCCTCGGCCGAGGTGCCGTCGGGGCCGTGGGTGCCGGTGAACTCGCAGCCGAGCAACCCGAGGGCGGCGTCCAGGCCCTGGTTCGGGGTGATCGCGCTGAAGAAGACGCGGCCGTCCTCGGGAACCCGGAACGCCCCGAGCCCGACGCCGGTCAGCGCCTCGATCAGCCCGGGCCGCACACGGTCGCCGTGCACGGACAGCATCATCGCCAGTGAGTTGGCGTAGCAGTAGGGAACATTGCCGTGGTAGTCCATGCCGCCCGGTCTACGACCTGACACCGTGTCAGGGTCAATGTCTTCGGCCGCGCCTCCGGCGCGGCGGGCGAGGTCGCTTTTGAGCCGGTCATGGGAGCGGGCCACGCCAGGCCGCTGGGGCGACCTGCCGCGTCCCACTCCCATGACCGGCGCGACCTCGCGGGTCGGCGGCGAACCATGGCCCCGATGTGACAGGGAACGGGTACATTCCCTGTCACATGGGTTGTCCGACGCGTCAGCGAAGGCAACCGAAC
Coding sequences within:
- a CDS encoding FAD-dependent monooxygenase; amino-acid sequence: MTKNILISGASVAGPALAYWLHRYGFTPTVVERAPGLRGGGFAVDFRGDVHLRVLREMGILDEVRRRQTNMGNQVVVDADGGQLAKLPASFMSGDVEIERDELSRLLHERTRDHTEYLFGDSIASMTEDADGVRVCFEHGEPRTFDLVLGADGLHSNVRALAFGPESRFIRFLGYYVAGFEMPNFLGLDHTGLMYNVPGLGVNVGSAGGKTDGGFVFPSEELDYDRRDLDAQKQLVARRCAGAGWEVPRLLEAMWAAPEMYFDSISQVRMPSFQRGRVALVGDAGYGATLGGLGTGTAMVGAYVLAGELAVAHGDHRVAFPRYEERMRGYAEGCQKLAEGAGPFLAPPTRFKIWQRNQMYKALSWRRLAGVFDKMTTKAARNITLPDYRPAPRSAVPRESA
- a CDS encoding YciI family protein, which encodes MKYLLLIGGPADEAEDSAEVCGREDVRAWVDEMTRRGVLLDGELLHPAEDATTLRVRDGRVLLSDGPFAETKEQIGGYNLIECASLDEAVEVASRHPVARTGLVEVRPVLDPADLPG
- a CDS encoding NAD(P)H-binding protein, which produces MTNAPVLLLGGLGKTGRRIADRLEARGVPFRAASRSTPVRFDWDDESTWDTALAGTGAIYLVPPAEHLDTAAIGPLLARAGARRVVLLSARGADFAGEPVPERVVRERSPEWTILRPSWFAQNFSEGVFAAGIEAGELKLPTRDGRDAFIDAEDIADVAVAALTEDGHAGQAYDLSGPEAISFPDAVARIAEATGRPISFGYRTPAEFAATVPGELGELLGALLDGIAQGNGDYVSDGVRRALGREPRSFGDFVARTFGSQPVQA
- a CDS encoding AraC family transcriptional regulator, coding for MDPLDDYLATVRARGSVFVQSLCAPPWGLRFEDPGPLMLLVLADGAAWIRPGHGEPLRFEAGQIALVRGGFTVGDRRDTTAGVVIDSENRCYPANEDPATAGDRFKLGTRTYGTPGGSSVLVTAAYAVRGGTADRVLATLPPALAVPAGDDPVLGLLTSEISRDEPGQQTVLDRLLDLLLIRALRTWFATPGTRAPAGYRALADPAIGHALRLLHQRPAEAWTVATLAAAAGLSRASFARRFTALVGEPPLAYLTGWRMTLAADLLAETGASVGSVARQVGYADAFTFSTAFKRIRGVPPSAVRAGSPGA
- a CDS encoding TetR/AcrR family transcriptional regulator; this translates as MGLRERKKLRTRQAISDAAIALFLESGFDRVSVAEVAAAAEVSKPTLFKYFPAKEDLVIDRLADHREEAAEVVRAAAGQPPLAALHAHFLAGLERRDPITGLCDEPEVLALNCLIYDTPALVAGMSRFTDHSIDALADALREATGRDDLAPRLAAGQIVTVQRLLALENHRHITAGEAAAARFPAAAAEADQAFGLLRSGLDGL
- a CDS encoding RNA polymerase sigma factor, with product MTGRDGNGAVGAASEVGAAVAAAFREEWGQVVATLIRVTGDWDLAEECAQEAFSAALRRWPRDGVPRKPGAWLTTTARNRAIDVLRREAVGAAKLRELAVTPPPEDVEPDESGVPDDRLRLIFTCCHPALPFEARVALTLRTLAGLSTAEIGRAFLVPEATMSQRLVRAKRKIRNAGIPYRVPPPHLLPERTSAVLGVLYLLFNEGYSASAGADLVRRNLCAEAIRLARVLVGLMPDEPEAVGLLALLLLHDSRREARLDAAGDLVLLEDQDRSRWDAGEIEEGTALLESALRRRQPGPYQLQAAIVACHATAVRAEDTDWPQIAALYERLARVAPSPVVRLNRAVAVGMAEGPAAGLLLLDELVEGGELAGYHLLPAARADLLRRLERAGEAAVAYREALELASTDAERRYLRRRLAEVS
- a CDS encoding MFS transporter, giving the protein MTTTSARTTRWPGFALLCTAQLMVLLDTTIVNIALPPAQHDLGLSDADRHWIVTAYLLAFGALLLPAGRISDAVGRRRALLIGVLGFGLASAAGGAAADGAQLIAARAAQGAFAALLAPTAMALLTALFTEPAERGRALGRFSAVVGAGGAAGLLAGGLLTATLDWRWCLYVNVPIAALTAVLTPVLLPETPRHPLHLDLLSTLLGVTGAAALVYATTGRPLWLVPAAVLLGAFALRQVKAARPLLPPHLLATRRRLGALTAVATTMAAMFGTMLVLTYQLQEVLGFDPLRTGLAILPGTAATMLIASQVSGRLMARLSPRRLIVPGMLLTAAGLGLLTQLTPDSTYLGGMLPAQLVFGAGTGLVMSPSISAALTGAAPRDAGLVSALVSTAQQLGGSIGISVLNAVAAGGATLAAQVHGHTVAAAVAAGLMLAGALASGLLLGR
- a CDS encoding alpha/beta fold hydrolase, coding for MATFVLIHGGGSSGWEYHLLEAELRALGHDVVAPDLPIEDGANGVAEYADAVVAAIGPREDLVVVGHSFGGLVAPLVCDRRPSRLLVLLAAMIPRPGEPASDWWANTGHESEVDMEADPIGAFLHDVPRELAEEALAKGRPHEGDSLGKPWPLAAWPAVPTRVLACRDDRFFPLEFARRVSRERLGIEPDVIGGSHCVSLSRPKELAARLDAYLTAEQQPAG
- a CDS encoding BtrH N-terminal domain-containing protein; translated protein: MSGRRPGGMDYHGNVPYCYANSLAMMLSVHGDRVRPGLIEALTGVGLGAFRVPEDGRVFFSAITPNQGLDAALGLLGCEFTGTHGPDGTSAEEILRKDLATGPVLLGPLDMGHLTYVPFHRDVPGADHYVVAYDIDDEGVFLHDPAGFPCAKLGFADLEAAWRGERVEYEHGVYQRWREIGPSKEVDYSQARAYFGEIYRENPGAGDTIRLLAADLRGPVTPDLAGFLTGFALPLGARRALDFAVLFEQGGDTELVTAKNTQAHLFARAQALGLRDRWADAAGVLDELATCEDAIERGLLIDKPSTRSIIR